The Niastella koreensis GR20-10 genome includes a window with the following:
- a CDS encoding ABC transporter permease, translating into MYKNFLKVALRNLWKNKAFSIINISGLAVGLAVCLLISLYVFDELHYDTYNKNAGRIYRLDADLLFNGTNFNAATSPKPLAPTLVKDFPQVQQMVRVSFDRDILVKKNDQNVLDHQAVFADSSFFKVFTATMIAGDPATALNDPNSIVIDETTALKYFNSTNVVGKTLFVDNTDHLKITGVIKDFPRQSHFHFHFMRPLGKAFFGSEDDWLTNGVHSYILVAPGAKREILQNEIDETVNNYLAKQLEGMFHTSAQDLKNNGSYFKYHLMPLTDIHLHSEKTFEFEANGNINYVYIFSVIAIFILLIACVNFMNLTTARSANRAREVGVRKVTGSTRGSLIIQFLTESVLMSYFSLLLALLFTSLTLPFFNRVAGKQMQAGTLFSSWLTPALIALVFVVGCLAGSYPAFYLSSFKPVQVLKGKIAAGFKNSWLRSSLVVFQFSISIILIIGTVVIYNQLSYIHSRKIGYNRNQVLVLHNTNNIGSQIAAFRNELLKLPGVEMAAISGDLPTAGAGNLNKRGWFQDATLDAKKVGVFTTLQVDENYIPLLGMQMAKGRNFSKEFLTDSTGVIINETAARMLGFKEALSSQLYRPDENNKTLAFHVIGVVKDFNFSTMREKVGPLVMELNNSWENIMLRINTKNIPALISQVQNKWNSMAPGLTFRYTFMDNDFNNLYQAEQQTGTLFITFAVLAIFIACLGLFGLITYAAEQRTKEIGIRKVLGAGVSRIVTMLSKEFVRLVFIAAIIGFPIAWWAMNQWLQSFAYRIRISWWVFVIAGCTTMVIALVTICFQAIRAAIANPVTALKNE; encoded by the coding sequence ATGTATAAAAACTTTTTGAAGGTTGCCCTGCGCAACCTCTGGAAGAACAAAGCTTTTTCCATTATAAATATTTCGGGACTGGCAGTTGGCCTGGCGGTTTGCCTGCTGATCTCTTTATACGTTTTTGACGAACTGCATTACGACACCTACAATAAAAACGCAGGCCGCATTTACCGGCTCGATGCTGACCTGCTTTTCAATGGTACTAATTTTAACGCCGCCACCTCGCCCAAACCCCTGGCCCCTACACTGGTAAAAGATTTTCCGCAAGTGCAGCAAATGGTGCGCGTAAGTTTTGACAGGGACATCCTGGTTAAAAAGAACGATCAAAACGTTTTGGACCACCAGGCAGTATTTGCAGATTCCTCCTTTTTTAAAGTGTTTACAGCGACGATGATCGCAGGCGATCCCGCAACGGCTTTGAACGACCCCAATTCAATAGTTATTGACGAAACTACCGCACTCAAATATTTCAACAGCACAAACGTGGTGGGAAAGACCTTGTTTGTAGACAACACTGACCATCTTAAAATAACCGGGGTAATAAAAGACTTCCCCCGCCAGTCGCATTTTCATTTCCATTTCATGAGGCCGCTCGGCAAAGCTTTTTTTGGCAGTGAAGACGACTGGTTAACAAATGGGGTACATAGTTATATCCTGGTAGCGCCCGGTGCAAAGCGTGAGATCCTGCAAAACGAGATCGATGAAACCGTAAACAACTACCTGGCGAAACAACTGGAAGGTATGTTCCATACTTCTGCGCAGGACCTAAAAAACAACGGGAGTTACTTTAAGTATCACCTGATGCCGCTCACCGATATTCATTTACATTCTGAAAAAACATTCGAGTTCGAAGCCAACGGCAATATCAATTATGTATATATCTTTTCCGTGATCGCAATTTTCATCCTGTTGATCGCCTGTGTAAATTTTATGAATTTAACCACCGCGCGTTCCGCCAACAGGGCGCGGGAAGTAGGCGTTAGAAAGGTGACCGGTTCAACAAGAGGCAGTCTTATCATTCAATTCCTGACAGAATCTGTGTTGATGAGTTATTTTTCCCTGTTACTGGCGTTGCTGTTTACGTCCCTGACATTGCCATTCTTCAATAGGGTAGCCGGCAAACAAATGCAGGCAGGCACGCTGTTCTCTTCCTGGCTTACCCCGGCCCTGATAGCATTGGTGTTTGTGGTGGGCTGCCTGGCCGGCAGCTATCCTGCCTTTTATTTATCATCGTTCAAACCGGTACAGGTACTCAAGGGCAAAATAGCGGCGGGGTTTAAAAACAGCTGGTTGCGCAGCAGCCTGGTGGTTTTCCAGTTTAGTATTTCTATTATCCTCATCATTGGCACTGTGGTAATTTATAACCAGCTTAGTTATATCCACAGCAGAAAGATCGGTTATAACCGCAACCAGGTACTGGTATTGCACAACACCAATAATATTGGCAGCCAGATAGCCGCATTCAGGAATGAATTATTGAAATTACCCGGCGTAGAAATGGCCGCTATTTCGGGCGACCTACCCACGGCAGGAGCAGGCAATCTGAACAAACGCGGCTGGTTTCAGGATGCTACCCTCGATGCGAAAAAAGTAGGCGTATTTACCACCCTGCAGGTAGATGAAAATTATATCCCCCTTCTTGGGATGCAAATGGCAAAAGGCAGAAACTTTTCGAAGGAATTTCTAACCGATTCTACCGGTGTCATTATCAATGAAACCGCGGCCCGCATGCTTGGCTTTAAAGAGGCTCTCAGCTCTCAGTTATACCGCCCCGATGAAAACAATAAAACGTTGGCCTTTCACGTGATAGGCGTGGTAAAGGATTTTAATTTCAGCACCATGCGTGAAAAGGTAGGCCCGCTTGTAATGGAACTGAACAATAGCTGGGAAAACATCATGCTGCGCATCAATACCAAAAACATTCCTGCGCTTATAAGCCAGGTGCAAAATAAATGGAACAGCATGGCGCCCGGACTTACCTTCCGGTATACGTTTATGGACAACGATTTTAACAACCTGTACCAGGCAGAGCAACAAACCGGTACCCTTTTTATAACCTTTGCCGTGTTGGCAATATTTATTGCCTGTCTTGGCCTGTTTGGCCTGATCACCTATGCAGCAGAGCAACGTACCAAAGAGATAGGTATTCGCAAGGTGCTGGGAGCGGGTGTAAGCCGTATTGTTACCATGTTGTCGAAAGAATTTGTACGGCTGGTATTTATTGCCGCTATTATCGGTTTTCCCATAGCGTGGTGGGCAATGAATCAATGGCTGCAAAGTTTTGCCTATCGCATCCGCATCAGCTGGTGGGTATTCGTAATAGCCGGTTGCACCACCATGGTAATAGCTTTGGTCACCATCTGTTTCCAGGCTATCAGGGCAGCCATCGCCAACCCCGTTACTGCTTTAAAAAACGAATAA
- a CDS encoding gliding motility-associated C-terminal domain-containing protein, which produces MKARSVACCIAIFLFSLTRTYSQSSCPPNIDFESGNFDHWECFIGSVDTFAGKNRMNLNLSLPQSDRHQIISAASNPGKDQFGGFPKICPYGGNYSVKLGNENTGSQCEAISYTFTVPSTIDTFTFTYFYAVVLEDPQHDLPQQPRFFVTAYDVVTGATINCASYDYVSTAGLPGFLPSPLNSSVLYKNWTPTSLQFAGMGGHDVRLEFRTADCTLGGHFGYAYLDVASACSNILATAPYCIETNSLILDAPYGFQNYTWYNSTFTQVVGHGQSTTLSPPPVTTGMFYVDVEPYPGFGCRDTLQAYVHPYPVPDTPRADTMVKYCQFDLSDELEATVTPGNTLLWYTTPTGGTPTFNAPMPTTTTPGNTKYYVSQKALFGCEGFRREINVNITPTPNASFGINNFRQCQQSNNFIFTGSSTNLYNPVYTWQFGDGKTDTLTNKVTSYKYPSFGNYTVKFKTTNIGLSECSREVQQQVVVVPKPIALFSYPDPICENQTMVTLTDNSSAQAAFTSLSKWWWNINGNISNTQTPAAFLAPPGGTMPVKLVVATPDGCLSDTISRVLNIRFRPLADFKYGDLMCNNEIIRFKDLSVMPAAAVGQSVVRWNWAFDNTVKSSQQNPSLNLNAGAHSVSLISEDAYGCKSLPAVHTFDIYPKPTTRMEVSDSCDLVPIYYNAIDVSGTVYRWTWNWDMFSKTQYASSISRTFFKKGNFVLTLIGQTDKGCKDTIIRPITIYDNESFAGPDSSAPYNEPIELNAHGEPGMQYAWSPLTGLNRGDVEKPVAIYDHDQVYQVYTVTDKGCKKQTQVLVKRYPGPTLFVPTAFTPNSDGKNDVFKVIPTGIKSFGYLVIYNRWGQVVFRTTDQTKGWDGTFNGLKADAGTFVYIATAVDYKGRPMNQKGTFVLIR; this is translated from the coding sequence ATGAAGGCAAGATCCGTAGCCTGCTGCATTGCTATTTTTTTATTTTCCCTAACCAGGACTTATAGCCAGTCCTCCTGTCCACCAAATATTGATTTTGAAAGCGGTAATTTCGATCACTGGGAATGCTTTATTGGAAGTGTTGACACCTTCGCCGGTAAAAACAGGATGAATCTTAACCTGTCCTTACCACAAAGCGACAGGCATCAGATCATCTCCGCTGCCAGCAACCCTGGTAAAGACCAGTTTGGCGGTTTCCCAAAGATCTGTCCATATGGCGGCAATTATTCCGTAAAGCTGGGTAATGAAAATACCGGCTCCCAGTGTGAAGCCATCTCGTATACTTTTACGGTACCCAGTACCATTGATACGTTTACCTTCACTTATTTTTATGCGGTAGTACTGGAAGATCCACAACACGATCTGCCACAACAGCCTCGTTTTTTCGTAACTGCTTATGATGTAGTTACCGGCGCCACTATTAATTGCGCGTCATACGACTATGTTTCTACCGCCGGTTTGCCTGGCTTTTTGCCATCACCGCTCAACTCCTCGGTTTTATATAAAAACTGGACACCAACCTCGCTGCAATTTGCCGGCATGGGTGGGCACGATGTTCGTTTGGAGTTTCGTACGGCCGACTGTACGCTTGGCGGTCACTTTGGTTATGCCTATCTGGATGTGGCCAGCGCCTGCTCCAACATCCTGGCAACAGCGCCGTATTGTATAGAAACAAATTCATTGATCCTCGACGCTCCCTACGGGTTTCAGAACTATACCTGGTACAACTCTACGTTCACACAGGTGGTAGGTCATGGCCAGTCAACAACCTTGAGTCCCCCACCAGTGACCACGGGTATGTTTTATGTTGATGTAGAACCCTATCCGGGCTTTGGTTGCCGTGATACCTTACAGGCATATGTACACCCATATCCGGTGCCCGACACGCCTCGTGCAGATACAATGGTAAAATATTGCCAGTTTGATTTATCGGACGAACTGGAGGCAACCGTAACGCCGGGAAATACCTTATTGTGGTATACCACCCCTACCGGTGGCACACCAACATTTAATGCCCCCATGCCAACCACTACAACGCCCGGTAATACGAAATACTATGTTTCGCAGAAAGCCCTGTTTGGTTGCGAAGGATTCAGAAGGGAGATCAACGTAAATATTACGCCCACGCCAAACGCGTCATTCGGCATTAATAATTTTCGACAGTGCCAGCAATCCAACAATTTTATTTTCACCGGCAGTTCTACCAATCTGTACAATCCCGTTTACACCTGGCAGTTTGGGGATGGAAAAACAGACACGCTGACGAACAAGGTTACCAGTTATAAGTACCCGTCATTCGGCAATTACACAGTGAAGTTCAAAACTACCAATATCGGTTTAAGCGAATGTTCAAGAGAAGTGCAGCAACAGGTGGTGGTGGTGCCTAAACCAATCGCCTTGTTCTCGTACCCGGACCCTATTTGTGAAAACCAAACCATGGTTACCTTGACCGACAATTCAAGCGCGCAGGCTGCTTTTACAAGTCTTAGTAAATGGTGGTGGAATATCAATGGTAATATTTCAAACACCCAAACTCCGGCGGCGTTTTTGGCGCCTCCCGGCGGAACAATGCCCGTAAAACTCGTAGTTGCTACTCCTGATGGTTGTTTGTCAGATACCATTAGCAGGGTATTGAACATCCGTTTTCGTCCGTTGGCCGATTTCAAGTATGGCGATCTGATGTGTAATAATGAAATCATCCGTTTCAAAGACCTGTCGGTCATGCCTGCCGCGGCAGTTGGCCAGAGTGTTGTAAGATGGAACTGGGCATTTGATAACACGGTAAAAAGCAGTCAGCAAAACCCGTCGCTGAATTTAAATGCGGGAGCACATAGTGTATCGCTGATCTCGGAAGACGCTTATGGCTGTAAAAGCCTGCCCGCGGTACATACATTCGACATTTATCCCAAGCCAACCACCAGAATGGAAGTAAGCGATTCCTGTGACCTGGTGCCTATTTACTATAATGCAATCGATGTATCGGGCACTGTATACAGATGGACCTGGAATTGGGATATGTTTTCTAAAACACAATACGCCAGCAGCATTTCCAGAACATTCTTTAAAAAAGGCAATTTTGTTTTAACGCTGATCGGTCAAACTGATAAAGGTTGTAAAGACACCATCATTCGCCCGATCACTATATACGATAATGAATCCTTTGCCGGACCTGATTCTTCCGCCCCCTACAACGAACCTATCGAGCTGAATGCGCATGGAGAACCCGGGATGCAATATGCCTGGTCGCCATTAACGGGTTTGAACCGGGGTGATGTGGAAAAACCTGTAGCCATATACGACCACGACCAGGTTTACCAGGTATATACCGTTACCGATAAAGGATGTAAAAAACAAACCCAGGTGCTTGTTAAACGGTATCCAGGACCTACGTTATTCGTTCCCACTGCATTCACGCCAAACAGCGATGGTAAGAACGACGTATTTAAAGTGATACCTACCGGCATTAAATCATTTGGTTACCTGGTTATTTATAACCGCTGGGGCCAGGTGGTTTTCCGCACCACCGACCAAACCAAGGGTTGGGATGGAACCTTTAATGGTCTGAAAGCAGATGCCGGTACCTTTGTTTATATAGCAACGGCAGTTGATTACAAAGGAAGGCCAATGAACCAAAAAGGCACATTTGTTCTAATAAGATAA
- a CDS encoding patatin-like phospholipase family protein, whose product MKKLVLLAITVIAFSGARSQTALYRNLVMEGGGVKGFAYAGALQVLDSMGILKNIQRVAGTSVGAIQGALLAVGYSSNEIIGLTEHIPLKQFNDGGWMLAGGIHRLRKQFGWYKGEKIAQWIEDLIADKTGNGQITFAQLHALSREKGYKDLYITGTDLTYQTLRVFSWETYPNMRVCDAVRISLSIPLYYRAVLMDDNGQLYKKPTGKQLLHVMVDGGVLSNYPIYLFDSARYVNDQAAITQTSFENKETLGLLMEMPEQIKYNMQQPGVYPFVIDNMHDYMKALYHTLIDKASPEVMNPNSVRRTIAIDNLNLSGRVRKLPRKTISALVQNGKDGARRFFTPAL is encoded by the coding sequence ATGAAAAAACTTGTCTTGCTGGCAATAACGGTCATTGCTTTTTCCGGCGCCCGTTCCCAAACCGCATTATACCGCAACCTGGTGATGGAAGGCGGCGGAGTAAAAGGCTTTGCCTATGCCGGCGCCTTACAGGTGCTGGACAGTATGGGCATTCTCAAAAACATCCAACGCGTGGCCGGCACTTCGGTCGGCGCCATACAGGGCGCTCTGCTGGCAGTTGGGTATTCCAGTAATGAAATTATCGGGTTAACGGAACACATCCCTTTAAAACAATTCAACGATGGCGGCTGGATGCTGGCCGGTGGCATTCATCGCCTGCGCAAACAATTCGGCTGGTATAAGGGTGAAAAGATAGCCCAATGGATAGAAGACCTCATTGCCGATAAAACGGGTAATGGTCAAATCACTTTTGCCCAGCTGCATGCACTAAGCAGGGAGAAAGGTTATAAAGACCTTTATATAACCGGCACCGATCTTACCTATCAAACACTTCGGGTTTTCTCCTGGGAAACCTATCCCAACATGCGGGTTTGTGATGCCGTTCGCATTTCCTTGTCCATTCCATTGTATTATCGCGCTGTATTGATGGATGATAATGGCCAGCTTTACAAAAAACCAACCGGAAAGCAGCTATTGCACGTAATGGTAGATGGAGGCGTTTTAAGCAATTATCCCATCTATTTATTTGATTCTGCGCGATATGTAAATGACCAGGCCGCAATCACCCAAACTTCGTTCGAGAACAAGGAAACTTTAGGGTTATTGATGGAAATGCCGGAACAGATCAAATACAATATGCAGCAGCCCGGAGTTTACCCGTTTGTTATTGACAACATGCATGACTATATGAAAGCCCTGTACCACACGCTGATAGATAAAGCCAGCCCCGAGGTTATGAATCCTAACAGTGTTCGAAGAACGATAGCGATTGATAATTTGAACCTTTCCGGCAGGGTTCGCAAACTGCCCAGGAAAACTATTTCCGCATTGGTTCAAAATGGGAAAGATGGTGCCCGGCGCTTTTTTACCCCGGCGCTTTAA
- a CDS encoding glycoside hydrolase family 65 protein yields MGITTACTSIPKPITLLFFAWLLPVILLAQDPWVVIADKIDPTNYYGETVANGMIGIVSSPNPFKVKDVVLNGAFDLYGRGRVSNILKTFNFVNMQLSVDGADIGRFNQVSNMSQSLDMKHAALTTKFDFTDKATIQYTYYSLRHLPYSALVDVIVTAKKDLEIMPASVMEAPDMLNSVQPYYNQIDRPHVSISLLTSTAKSPTGKLFIAASNSFLFDEPHGSEPILIHELWDNNMHLLKFKKKIKAGESYHFAIVGSTITSAQHDDPLNEAERLTLFAILEGEKRLIEHHNMAWDELWKSDILINGDAVTQQQVHSMIYHLYAFARAGSGYGLSPMGLSGLGYNGHSFWDTELWMFPALLLLQPAIAESLLDYRFQRLEAARHNAWSHGYKGAMFPWESAASGNEETPVWALSGPFEHHITADIGIAAWNYYCVTQNKDWLRQKGYPLLKASADFWASRVERNGPGHYDIRNVVAADEWAENVDNNAFTNAAAKANLRYATQAAALLGITPDPDWQTVAGNIPIEKFPDGVTKEHSAYAGEKIKQADVNLLAYPLTEVANKEDIKKDLNYYEGRVGEGPAMTHAIFSILYSRLGMPDKALNAFKNGFTPNLLPPFGVIAETAGGTNPYFATGAGGMLQAMLNGFGGLSITPTGIIQVKTSLPTQWKSLTLMGIGINKTTYTR; encoded by the coding sequence ATGGGAATAACAACTGCTTGCACCTCCATTCCAAAACCCATTACATTGCTCTTCTTTGCCTGGCTGCTCCCTGTTATCTTATTGGCTCAGGACCCATGGGTTGTTATTGCCGATAAAATTGATCCCACCAATTATTATGGCGAAACCGTTGCCAATGGCATGATAGGGATTGTTTCTTCCCCCAATCCGTTTAAAGTTAAAGATGTGGTATTGAATGGCGCCTTCGATCTGTATGGCCGGGGCCGGGTTAGCAACATCCTCAAAACATTCAACTTTGTGAATATGCAGCTGTCTGTTGATGGCGCTGACATCGGGCGTTTTAACCAGGTGTCCAATATGTCGCAATCGCTCGACATGAAACATGCGGCACTCACTACAAAATTTGATTTTACTGATAAGGCAACCATTCAATATACTTATTACTCGCTTCGCCACTTACCCTATTCGGCACTGGTAGATGTAATAGTTACTGCAAAGAAGGATCTCGAGATCATGCCGGCCAGCGTTATGGAAGCCCCCGACATGCTCAACAGCGTTCAACCTTATTACAACCAGATTGACAGGCCGCATGTGTCCATTTCATTGTTAACCTCCACGGCTAAAAGCCCAACGGGTAAGCTGTTCATTGCAGCCAGCAATAGTTTTTTATTTGATGAACCGCATGGCAGCGAACCCATTCTTATCCATGAACTATGGGACAATAACATGCACCTGCTGAAATTCAAAAAGAAAATAAAAGCCGGGGAAAGTTATCATTTCGCCATCGTTGGTTCTACTATTACCTCTGCACAACACGACGATCCATTGAATGAAGCGGAACGCCTCACCTTGTTTGCCATCCTCGAAGGTGAAAAACGATTGATCGAACATCACAATATGGCCTGGGACGAGTTGTGGAAAAGCGATATCCTTATCAATGGCGATGCTGTTACCCAACAGCAGGTGCACAGCATGATCTATCACCTGTATGCGTTTGCCCGGGCGGGCAGTGGTTATGGATTGTCGCCTATGGGCCTGAGCGGTCTCGGTTATAACGGGCACTCCTTCTGGGATACGGAGCTGTGGATGTTCCCGGCCCTGCTGCTGTTGCAACCTGCCATTGCCGAATCATTGCTCGACTATCGTTTCCAACGGCTGGAGGCCGCCAGGCACAATGCCTGGTCGCATGGTTACAAAGGCGCAATGTTTCCCTGGGAAAGCGCCGCCAGTGGTAATGAAGAAACCCCGGTATGGGCCTTATCAGGGCCCTTTGAACATCATATCACTGCCGACATTGGCATAGCTGCATGGAATTATTATTGTGTTACCCAAAATAAAGACTGGCTGCGTCAAAAAGGTTATCCCTTACTGAAAGCAAGTGCCGATTTCTGGGCCAGCCGCGTGGAAAGGAATGGTCCGGGCCATTATGACATCAGGAATGTGGTGGCAGCCGATGAGTGGGCTGAGAATGTTGATAACAATGCCTTCACCAATGCCGCCGCCAAAGCCAACCTGCGCTACGCCACGCAGGCCGCTGCTTTATTAGGAATTACGCCCGATCCCGACTGGCAAACTGTTGCCGGCAATATTCCCATAGAAAAGTTTCCTGATGGCGTTACCAAAGAACACAGCGCTTATGCAGGTGAAAAAATAAAACAGGCTGATGTTAACCTGCTGGCCTATCCGCTTACAGAGGTCGCCAATAAAGAAGACATCAAAAAAGACCTGAACTATTATGAAGGCCGCGTAGGTGAAGGGCCGGCCATGACGCATGCGATCTTTTCTATTTTATATTCCCGGTTGGGTATGCCCGACAAAGCCCTGAATGCTTTTAAAAACGGTTTCACCCCCAACCTGCTGCCACCCTTTGGCGTAATTGCAGAAACCGCCGGGGGCACCAATCCCTATTTTGCTACAGGTGCCGGTGGGATGTTACAAGCCATGCTGAATGGCTTTGGCGGGCTGTCCATTACACCCACGGGTATAATACAGGTAAAAACCAGTTTGCCCACACAATGGAAATCGCTTACGCTTATGGGCATAGGCATTAATAAAACCACCTATACCAGGTAA
- a CDS encoding cyanophycinase, which yields MKLPGNLILSVILLLLTTPDFAQPKSPAFIGPEKGALLIVGGGHLGPDIWARFVELAGGRNARIVIIPTANEDSAINTGKSFEKELLQSLGVQNVVVLHTRDPKIANTDSFVAPIKKATGIWFGGGRQWRLADAYLNTLAHKEFNALLNRGGVIGGSSAGATIQGSFLFRGDTKGNTVLAGDHTQGLDFIHNVAIDQHVLRRNRQFDLAGFVKTHPELLGIGIDENTAVVVQKNTFEVIGNSYVAVYDAAVSDSTKPFIFLGKGQQYNLKERKLLPVPGNPATAN from the coding sequence ATGAAACTCCCTGGCAATCTCATACTTTCAGTAATCCTTCTATTGTTAACCACACCCGATTTTGCACAACCAAAATCCCCGGCATTTATAGGCCCTGAAAAAGGCGCATTGCTTATTGTGGGCGGTGGCCATTTGGGACCCGACATTTGGGCACGCTTTGTTGAGTTGGCCGGTGGCCGCAATGCGCGTATTGTGATCATCCCTACAGCAAACGAAGATTCGGCGATCAACACCGGTAAATCATTTGAGAAAGAATTATTGCAAAGCCTGGGTGTACAAAATGTAGTAGTGCTGCATACCCGCGATCCTAAAATTGCCAATACCGACAGCTTTGTAGCGCCTATAAAAAAAGCAACCGGCATCTGGTTTGGCGGAGGCCGTCAGTGGCGTTTAGCAGATGCGTATCTCAATACCCTGGCGCATAAAGAATTCAACGCCCTGTTAAACCGGGGCGGCGTTATTGGTGGTTCTTCTGCCGGCGCCACTATTCAGGGATCGTTCTTATTTCGCGGCGACACAAAAGGTAATACCGTGCTCGCAGGCGACCACACCCAGGGACTCGATTTTATTCACAACGTTGCCATTGACCAGCATGTCCTGCGCCGCAACCGGCAGTTTGACCTGGCCGGGTTTGTAAAAACGCACCCGGAATTGCTTGGCATTGGCATTGATGAAAATACTGCCGTGGTGGTGCAAAAGAATACTTTCGAAGTAATCGGCAATTCGTATGTAGCCGTTTACGATGCTGCGGTTTCTGATTCAACAAAACCATTCATCTTCCTTGGGAAGGGACAACAATACAATTTAAAAGAAAGAAAATTACTACCCGTACCCGGCAATCCGGCTACAGCTAATTAA